In Sorghum bicolor cultivar BTx623 chromosome 8, Sorghum_bicolor_NCBIv3, whole genome shotgun sequence, one genomic interval encodes:
- the LOC110429593 gene encoding uncharacterized protein LOC110429593 isoform X2 — MKRRRRYIIESEDEDDIEGAESALNNASKWSLNDSAKMASKTPVATDHSALLAEQYHLFQGKHYLWGVFRQRKDILDNVHDEEQDGSVQATEKRQHQEHDLLDQQDEALYDLLDKETFAVKHVVDAEDQLQVEGGPKGTKRSLLMRCSFKNIIMAAGVLSDDAKDKVRSLGFGDLLDLTVESLQSRERIIWLAERCDVSSEGERFVMKINPGKSLEITPELVHDELGIPRGCGDNNNFLLGIKLTAIEKMNEYIKLCNELKEAGFVVDFPIKAKNKDGKKKSQREKVTRIKLDTFIQYMKGIRDVDKQVKCFLCILMNRLLLPTTSDYITGENIAFCSDLESMKKQDWCKIVCQRLKDGILEWIRKKGKEKASHAVPTGCTAVLLISYLDSLLPESEQEKPRIKHYNKEKLAKMLAQANEKDKMEKSKKDKENEKDKMEKHKKDKKENCKQMYDYLKHKESEQDMVAQIPSLKHLLTPFLENLPDSLQDEINTALENHQTKINIAVENHQIKMFQEMSILQSEAVAEIKKIVVNCNMMSATSG, encoded by the exons ATGAAGCGAAGGAGAAGATACATAATTGAAAGTGAAGATGAAGACGATATTGAAGGTGCTGAGTCTGCTCTGAACAATGCTTCAAAGTGGTCTTTAAATGACAGTGCAAAGATGGCGTCAAAAACTCCAGTTGCAACAGACCATTCTGCCCTATTGGCAGAACAATATCATC TTTTCCAAGGAAAACACTACCTGTGGGGAGTGTTTAGGCAAAGAAAAGATATTCTTGACAATGTTCATGATGAAGAGCAAGATGGTTCAGTGCAAGCGACAGAGAAAAGGCAACATCAAGAACATGATCTTTTGGACCAACAAGATGAAGCATTGTATGACTTACTAGACAAAGAAACTTTTGCTGTGAAGCATGTTGTGGATGCTGAGGATCAACTGCAGGTGGAGGGTGGCCCTAAG GGCACTAAAAGGTCTCTACTTATGAGGTGCAgttttaaaaatattatcatGGCAGCTGGAGTTCTGTCAGATGACGCAAAAGACAAGGTCCGTTCTCTTGGTTTCGGTGATTTGCTGGATCTCACTGTAGAGAGCCTTCAAAGCAGAGAAAGAATCATATGGCTGGCAGAAAGATGCGACGTTAGCTCTGAGGGCGAAAGATTTGTCATGAAAATTAACCCTGGCAAATCACTGGAGATCACACCAGAGTTGGTGCATGATGAACTTGGCATCCCTCGAGGTTGTGGGGACAATAACAATTTCCTGTTGGGTATCAAGCTAACTGCTATAGAAAAAATGAATGAGTACATAAAATTATGTAATGAGCTGAAAGAAGCTGGTTTTGTGGTGGATTTTCCGATCAAGGCGAAGAACAAAGATGGTAAAAAGAAGTCCCAAAGGGAGAAGGTAACAAGGATCAAACTGGATACTTTCATCCAGTACATGAAGGGAATTAGGGATGTTGATAAGCAAGTCAAATGTTTCTTGTGTATTTTGATGAATCGGCTTCTGCTGCCCACTACTTCTGATTACATTACAGGTGAGAACATAGCTTTTTGTTCTGACCTGGAAAGTATGAAAAAGCAGGATTGGTGCAAGATCGTTTGTCAACGTCTGAAGGATGGTATCTTAGAATGGATaagaaagaaaggaaaagaaaaagcttCACATGCAGTCCCTACGGGTTGCACAGCTGTGCTGCTT ATATCGTACCTAGACAGTCTTCTCCCGGAGTCTGAACAGGAGAAACCACGCATCAAACACTACAATAAAGAGAAACTTGCGAAGATGCTAGCACAAGCAAATGAGAAAGATAAAATGGAGAAGAGCAAGAAGGATAAAGAGAATGAAAAAGATAAAATGGAGAAGCACAAGAAGGATAAAAAAGAGAACTGCAAGCAGATGTATGATTATCTGAAACACAAG GAGTCAGAGCAGGACATGGTGGCACAAATCCCATCACTGAAACATTTGCTCACACCATTTTTGGAGAATTTGCCGGATAGTCTCCAAGATGAGATAAACACTGCATTGGAGAATCATCAAACTAAGATAAACATTGCAGTGGAGAATCACCAAATTAAGATGTTCCAAGAGATGAGTATCCTCCAGTCAGAGGCAGTTGCAGAGATAAAAAAGATTGTGGTAAACTGTAATATGATGTCTGCGACGTCGGGTTAA
- the LOC110429593 gene encoding uncharacterized protein LOC110429593 isoform X1: MQTPQSLAMDQAYSTSSLEISSKAKFALEASATEVEISDTFRNLGKDSPKKRRRLILTGDDEDEEEEEKAEDVQLENVNHQHLKCNEPMVKDRVNAESYVEEVVQSGDFNDQNLINGRPMKRRRRYIIESEDEDDIEGAESALNNASKWSLNDSAKMASKTPVATDHSALLAEQYHLFQGKHYLWGVFRQRKDILDNVHDEEQDGSVQATEKRQHQEHDLLDQQDEALYDLLDKETFAVKHVVDAEDQLQVEGGPKGTKRSLLMRCSFKNIIMAAGVLSDDAKDKVRSLGFGDLLDLTVESLQSRERIIWLAERCDVSSEGERFVMKINPGKSLEITPELVHDELGIPRGCGDNNNFLLGIKLTAIEKMNEYIKLCNELKEAGFVVDFPIKAKNKDGKKKSQREKVTRIKLDTFIQYMKGIRDVDKQVKCFLCILMNRLLLPTTSDYITGENIAFCSDLESMKKQDWCKIVCQRLKDGILEWIRKKGKEKASHAVPTGCTAVLLISYLDSLLPESEQEKPRIKHYNKEKLAKMLAQANEKDKMEKSKKDKENEKDKMEKHKKDKKENCKQMYDYLKHKESEQDMVAQIPSLKHLLTPFLENLPDSLQDEINTALENHQTKINIAVENHQIKMFQEMSILQSEAVAEIKKIVVNCNMMSATSG; the protein is encoded by the exons atgcaaactccaCAATCACTAGCAATGGATCAAGCATATTCGACTTCATCCTTAGAGATCTCTTCAAAAGCTAAATTTGCTCTTGAGGCTAGTGCTACAGAAGTTGAAATTTCTGATACTTTTCGAAACTTGGGAAAGGACAGCCCAAAAAAGCGTAGACGTCTCATTCTAActggtgatgatgaagatgaagaagaagaagagaaggctgaaGATGTCCAGCTGGAAAATGTCAATCATCAACATCTTAAGTGTAATGAACCAATGGTGAAGGATCGGGTAAACGCTGAATCTTATGTGGAAGAGGTTGTACAATCTGGAGACTTTAATGACCAAAATCTCATAAATGGTAGGCCAATGAAGCGAAGGAGAAGATACATAATTGAAAGTGAAGATGAAGACGATATTGAAGGTGCTGAGTCTGCTCTGAACAATGCTTCAAAGTGGTCTTTAAATGACAGTGCAAAGATGGCGTCAAAAACTCCAGTTGCAACAGACCATTCTGCCCTATTGGCAGAACAATATCATC TTTTCCAAGGAAAACACTACCTGTGGGGAGTGTTTAGGCAAAGAAAAGATATTCTTGACAATGTTCATGATGAAGAGCAAGATGGTTCAGTGCAAGCGACAGAGAAAAGGCAACATCAAGAACATGATCTTTTGGACCAACAAGATGAAGCATTGTATGACTTACTAGACAAAGAAACTTTTGCTGTGAAGCATGTTGTGGATGCTGAGGATCAACTGCAGGTGGAGGGTGGCCCTAAG GGCACTAAAAGGTCTCTACTTATGAGGTGCAgttttaaaaatattatcatGGCAGCTGGAGTTCTGTCAGATGACGCAAAAGACAAGGTCCGTTCTCTTGGTTTCGGTGATTTGCTGGATCTCACTGTAGAGAGCCTTCAAAGCAGAGAAAGAATCATATGGCTGGCAGAAAGATGCGACGTTAGCTCTGAGGGCGAAAGATTTGTCATGAAAATTAACCCTGGCAAATCACTGGAGATCACACCAGAGTTGGTGCATGATGAACTTGGCATCCCTCGAGGTTGTGGGGACAATAACAATTTCCTGTTGGGTATCAAGCTAACTGCTATAGAAAAAATGAATGAGTACATAAAATTATGTAATGAGCTGAAAGAAGCTGGTTTTGTGGTGGATTTTCCGATCAAGGCGAAGAACAAAGATGGTAAAAAGAAGTCCCAAAGGGAGAAGGTAACAAGGATCAAACTGGATACTTTCATCCAGTACATGAAGGGAATTAGGGATGTTGATAAGCAAGTCAAATGTTTCTTGTGTATTTTGATGAATCGGCTTCTGCTGCCCACTACTTCTGATTACATTACAGGTGAGAACATAGCTTTTTGTTCTGACCTGGAAAGTATGAAAAAGCAGGATTGGTGCAAGATCGTTTGTCAACGTCTGAAGGATGGTATCTTAGAATGGATaagaaagaaaggaaaagaaaaagcttCACATGCAGTCCCTACGGGTTGCACAGCTGTGCTGCTT ATATCGTACCTAGACAGTCTTCTCCCGGAGTCTGAACAGGAGAAACCACGCATCAAACACTACAATAAAGAGAAACTTGCGAAGATGCTAGCACAAGCAAATGAGAAAGATAAAATGGAGAAGAGCAAGAAGGATAAAGAGAATGAAAAAGATAAAATGGAGAAGCACAAGAAGGATAAAAAAGAGAACTGCAAGCAGATGTATGATTATCTGAAACACAAG GAGTCAGAGCAGGACATGGTGGCACAAATCCCATCACTGAAACATTTGCTCACACCATTTTTGGAGAATTTGCCGGATAGTCTCCAAGATGAGATAAACACTGCATTGGAGAATCATCAAACTAAGATAAACATTGCAGTGGAGAATCACCAAATTAAGATGTTCCAAGAGATGAGTATCCTCCAGTCAGAGGCAGTTGCAGAGATAAAAAAGATTGTGGTAAACTGTAATATGATGTCTGCGACGTCGGGTTAA